A window of the Dyadobacter pollutisoli genome harbors these coding sequences:
- the priA gene encoding replication restart helicase PriA has translation MTSFFEEETTLFADLILPVPIPSLFTYRVPREMTALIKVGARVIVQFGQKRVITAVVARLHSNPPVKYQAKYILELLDEQPIVTTRQLELFNWVSEYYLCNIGEVLNVALPAGLKITSQSRIQLNPEFQYEELLTEQEKLVVDDIKKHQTLSYEEVERLLQKSNITAIIKSLVGKRAVILYEEVKERYKPKVARKIRLTSTYLTNDSLGKLATSLDKTPKQQEILLKYLSYIPVYNNPDLNQKGLDKSIFTQDDGVSDASLNTLIKKGIFEQFEIFISRFDDIPTGNMGAITLTDSQIQASREIHDHFKDKEVVLLHGITGSGKTEVYIELIKQVLESGSQVLFLLPEIALTTQIVVRLRKVFGDVMGIYHSKFSDNERVEVWKGILDGKFQFVVGVRSAIFLPFDNLGLIIVDEEHETSYKQHDPAPRYNARDVAVIMSYMHKGKTLLGSATPSLESYYHAKSGRYGLVEMTQRFGNAALPTFELIDTKKEKKQKKMKNEFSSVLVDHLQLNLKNKEQTILFQNRRGYSPYLQCEECNWISECANCDVSLTYHMKVSELRCHYCGHKEEVPRTCPNCGSSKVKTMGYGTEKIEDEINLMFPEARVQRMDLDTTRAKNAYQQIIQEFEDGGIDILVGTQMVSKGLDFDNVSMVGIFDADRIIHFPEFRASERAFQMLTQVSGRAGRRADKPGKVLIQTANPSQKLLERIVTNDYHGMYESEIIEREKFSYPPFTRLIKVTVKHIDEAVSNRAAKILAEKLTANLGASRVLGPQPPLVERVRNQFLFDILIKLEREKINFKAAKSFIQEKVIDTLTDKTLKSIQVVIDVDCL, from the coding sequence ATGACCTCTTTTTTTGAGGAAGAAACTACCTTATTTGCCGATTTAATACTGCCGGTCCCCATTCCTTCCCTATTCACATACCGGGTACCAAGGGAAATGACCGCATTGATCAAGGTTGGCGCAAGAGTCATCGTACAGTTTGGACAGAAGAGGGTTATCACCGCCGTTGTTGCCAGGCTGCATTCAAATCCTCCTGTTAAATATCAGGCGAAATACATTCTGGAACTGCTGGATGAGCAGCCCATTGTAACCACCCGCCAATTGGAATTGTTCAATTGGGTTTCAGAATATTACCTATGCAACATTGGCGAAGTATTGAATGTTGCGCTTCCTGCAGGCCTTAAAATCACAAGCCAGTCACGCATACAGCTCAACCCGGAATTCCAGTACGAGGAGTTACTAACGGAGCAGGAGAAACTGGTTGTCGATGATATCAAAAAGCATCAGACGCTGAGCTATGAAGAAGTGGAGCGTCTTCTCCAAAAGTCTAATATTACCGCCATTATCAAGTCTTTGGTGGGCAAGCGGGCCGTGATTTTGTATGAGGAAGTAAAGGAAAGGTACAAACCCAAAGTAGCCAGAAAAATACGTCTGACGTCAACATATCTAACAAATGATTCGCTCGGAAAACTTGCGACATCCCTTGACAAAACCCCCAAGCAGCAGGAAATTCTGCTCAAATACCTCAGCTATATTCCGGTCTACAACAATCCCGATCTGAATCAGAAAGGATTGGATAAATCCATTTTCACCCAGGACGACGGAGTTTCGGACGCCTCATTGAATACCCTGATCAAAAAAGGGATTTTCGAACAATTCGAGATCTTCATATCCCGCTTTGATGATATTCCAACCGGTAATATGGGCGCTATTACGCTGACGGACTCGCAAATACAGGCTTCCCGTGAAATCCATGATCATTTTAAAGACAAGGAAGTAGTATTACTGCATGGAATAACCGGAAGCGGTAAAACGGAGGTCTACATTGAACTGATCAAACAGGTTTTGGAAAGCGGTTCACAGGTTTTGTTCCTGTTACCGGAGATCGCCCTCACTACCCAGATTGTGGTTAGATTAAGGAAAGTTTTTGGGGACGTGATGGGTATCTATCATTCCAAATTCTCGGATAATGAACGCGTTGAAGTGTGGAAAGGGATTTTGGATGGTAAATTCCAATTCGTAGTCGGCGTTCGCTCTGCGATTTTCCTGCCATTCGACAATCTTGGGCTGATCATCGTGGATGAGGAGCATGAAACTTCATACAAGCAACACGACCCGGCGCCGCGTTATAATGCCCGCGACGTGGCGGTCATCATGTCCTATATGCATAAGGGCAAAACACTTCTCGGCTCGGCAACACCTTCATTGGAAAGCTACTATCACGCCAAAAGCGGTCGCTATGGCCTGGTGGAAATGACCCAGCGATTCGGTAATGCTGCTTTGCCAACTTTTGAATTAATTGATACCAAAAAGGAGAAAAAACAGAAGAAGATGAAAAATGAGTTCTCTTCTGTTCTCGTAGATCATTTACAACTGAACCTTAAAAATAAAGAGCAGACCATTCTGTTTCAGAACCGGCGCGGCTACTCGCCCTATCTTCAATGTGAAGAATGCAACTGGATTTCGGAATGTGCCAATTGCGATGTCAGCCTGACTTACCACATGAAAGTAAGTGAATTACGTTGCCATTATTGCGGACATAAAGAGGAAGTACCGAGGACCTGTCCGAATTGCGGCTCTTCCAAAGTGAAGACGATGGGCTACGGTACCGAGAAAATTGAGGATGAAATTAACCTGATGTTTCCCGAAGCGAGGGTGCAGAGAATGGACCTGGATACCACGAGGGCGAAAAACGCTTATCAGCAGATCATTCAGGAATTTGAAGATGGCGGGATCGACATTCTGGTCGGGACGCAGATGGTCAGCAAAGGGCTGGATTTCGATAATGTGAGTATGGTAGGGATATTTGATGCCGACCGAATTATTCATTTTCCCGAATTCAGAGCTTCGGAGCGTGCATTCCAAATGCTTACACAGGTAAGCGGACGCGCAGGGCGACGGGCGGATAAACCAGGCAAAGTCCTGATCCAGACTGCCAATCCATCACAAAAGCTTTTGGAACGGATCGTTACCAATGATTACCACGGAATGTACGAATCGGAGATCATTGAGAGGGAAAAATTCAGTTATCCGCCATTCACGAGGCTCATTAAAGTGACGGTGAAGCATATAGACGAGGCTGTTTCAAACCGTGCCGCTAAAATTCTTGCTGAAAAACTGACTGCCAATTTGGGGGCGAGCCGGGTTCTCGGTCCGCAGCCGCCGCTGGTGGAAAGAGTAAGAAATCAGTTTTTGTTCGATATTCTCATTAAACTTGAACGAGAAAAGATTAATTTTAAGGCGGCAAAGTCATTTATACAGGAAAAAGTTATTGACACTTTAACCGATAAGACGCTAAAAAGCATCCAGGTCGTGATAGACGTGGACTGTTTATAA
- the pyk gene encoding pyruvate kinase gives MSSKKTRIVATVGPASESKETLYALAKAGVNVFRLNFSHGTHADHLLRLNTIREINEEYGLNLAILQDLQGPKIRIGLVAEKDGVLLETGKKLILSNTEVLGTAEKVSTPYDGMYNDVKIGDRILMDDGKLEVLVTGMDGTDVITEVIYGGYLKSKKGVNLPNTKVSMPSVTAKDYEDLDFGLEHNVEWVALSFVRTAAEVIKVKEYIANKGKTARLVAKIEKPEAILNIDEIIEATDAIMVARGDLGVELPDEEVPMIQKMIVEKCNKAGKPVIVATQMLESMIDAPRATRAELNDVANSVLDGADAVMLSAETASGKYPLLAVESMTRTIEKVESSTNSVYFKHHAAVNENVSVNKLNDNVVMSACRLARDTHATAIIGITRSGYTSFRLSHHRPKASLLIFTSNRVLMNQLALYWGTKVFYYDRDQDVSTDDLIEDIKQILVEKGELQKGDVFINTLSIPVSRQRKTNTVKLSVVE, from the coding sequence ATGTCTTCCAAAAAAACCAGAATTGTTGCTACCGTAGGTCCAGCCTCAGAATCAAAAGAAACTTTATACGCATTGGCAAAAGCCGGAGTTAACGTTTTTCGCCTAAACTTCTCACATGGAACTCACGCTGATCACCTTTTAAGATTAAATACCATTCGGGAAATCAATGAAGAATACGGTCTGAACCTTGCCATTTTACAGGATTTGCAAGGTCCTAAGATCCGTATCGGATTGGTTGCCGAGAAAGATGGAGTTCTTCTTGAAACTGGTAAAAAACTGATCCTTTCCAATACCGAAGTACTTGGTACTGCCGAAAAAGTAAGCACGCCTTACGATGGTATGTACAACGATGTGAAAATCGGAGACCGTATTTTGATGGATGACGGTAAACTGGAAGTACTTGTAACCGGAATGGACGGTACTGACGTCATCACCGAAGTTATTTACGGAGGTTATCTGAAATCGAAAAAAGGTGTTAACCTTCCAAATACGAAGGTTTCGATGCCATCGGTAACTGCGAAGGACTACGAAGATCTTGATTTTGGCCTTGAACACAATGTTGAATGGGTTGCATTGTCATTCGTTCGTACCGCTGCTGAGGTTATTAAAGTAAAAGAATACATCGCTAATAAAGGTAAAACTGCCCGTCTTGTTGCCAAAATTGAGAAGCCGGAAGCTATCCTGAATATTGATGAGATTATCGAGGCCACTGATGCTATCATGGTTGCCCGCGGTGACCTTGGGGTTGAGCTTCCTGATGAAGAAGTACCGATGATCCAGAAAATGATCGTTGAGAAATGTAACAAAGCCGGCAAGCCTGTTATTGTAGCTACTCAAATGCTGGAAAGCATGATCGACGCCCCACGTGCAACCCGTGCTGAGCTTAATGACGTAGCGAACTCAGTTTTGGATGGTGCTGACGCGGTAATGCTAAGTGCCGAGACTGCCTCTGGTAAATATCCTTTACTGGCTGTTGAGAGCATGACGCGTACCATTGAAAAAGTGGAATCGTCAACCAATAGTGTTTACTTCAAACACCACGCTGCTGTAAATGAAAATGTAAGTGTTAACAAACTGAACGACAATGTGGTAATGAGCGCCTGCCGTTTGGCCCGCGATACCCATGCTACTGCTATTATTGGTATCACACGTTCGGGATATACATCTTTCCGTCTCTCACATCACCGCCCAAAAGCTAGCTTGCTGATCTTCACTTCTAACAGAGTGTTGATGAATCAATTAGCATTGTATTGGGGTACGAAAGTATTTTATTACGACCGTGACCAGGATGTTTCGACTGATGATCTGATTGAAGACATCAAACAAATTCTGGTTGAAAAAGGGGAATTACAAAAGGGAGATGTTTTCATCAACACCCTGAGTATCCCGGTTTCAAGACAACGTAAGACCAATACAGTGAAGTTGAGCGTAGTAGAATAA
- a CDS encoding Uma2 family endonuclease — MIASSAPRKVLPKIHAGKIPTFLIHEIIDGKPFYRKGYRDVLGKTKTLQEITGTSSLQAFIITYLTIRIGKQIDDDKYHILTNEAGLHLDRKNNLAGDLFIFDSQKLTIDKINKNYADVAPKISIEVDIDIAREEISEYSYMTIKTKKLLDFGTEKVLWFLTDSKKVMIATPNGDWQMRDWDKDVEILDGISCNIGKYLKEKGSEFA; from the coding sequence ATGATAGCTTCATCCGCTCCACGCAAGGTTTTACCAAAAATCCATGCTGGAAAAATACCCACCTTTCTAATCCATGAAATAATCGATGGTAAACCATTTTACCGTAAAGGCTACCGTGATGTATTGGGTAAAACGAAAACGTTGCAAGAAATTACCGGTACCAGTTCATTGCAGGCATTTATAATTACTTATTTGACTATTAGGATAGGGAAACAAATTGATGATGATAAGTATCACATATTGACTAATGAAGCAGGTTTACACTTAGATCGAAAGAATAATCTCGCGGGAGACCTGTTTATTTTTGACAGTCAAAAGTTGACTATCGATAAAATAAACAAAAACTACGCAGATGTTGCTCCTAAGATTTCAATTGAGGTGGATATCGACATTGCTAGGGAAGAGATTTCTGAATACAGCTACATGACAATCAAAACCAAAAAGTTGCTCGATTTTGGTACGGAGAAAGTACTGTGGTTTTTGACAGACTCCAAAAAAGTAATGATCGCTACGCCAAATGGTGATTGGCAAATGCGGGACTGGGACAAAGATGTTGAGATCCTGGACGGTATCAGCTGCAACATTGGAAAATACCTTAAAGAAAAAGGTTCTGAGTTTGCCTGA
- a CDS encoding BlaI/MecI/CopY family transcriptional regulator, translating into MEIRTLTRAEEEIMRILWQLKKAFVKDILAEMPEPKPAYNTVSTIIRILEKKEVVGYNAYGKTHEYFPLISEEEYKRFEMKQLMVNYFDNSLPNLVSFFVKDNDLKTKDLDEIMKLINDHKNEQ; encoded by the coding sequence ATGGAGATTCGAACGTTGACACGTGCTGAGGAAGAGATCATGAGGATTCTCTGGCAATTGAAAAAAGCATTCGTAAAAGACATATTGGCAGAAATGCCTGAACCAAAACCGGCATACAATACAGTTTCAACCATTATCCGGATTTTAGAAAAAAAGGAGGTAGTAGGCTACAATGCTTATGGCAAAACGCATGAATATTTCCCGCTGATCAGCGAGGAAGAATATAAGCGTTTTGAAATGAAACAGCTGATGGTCAATTACTTTGATAATTCACTACCTAACCTGGTTTCCTTTTTTGTAAAAGATAACGATCTCAAAACCAAAGACCTGGACGAGATCATGAAACTGATTAACGATCACAAAAACGAACAATAA
- a CDS encoding M56 family metallopeptidase, which yields MKMLLYAGEVSLYWILLYACYWLMLRHHTFFKWNRYYLIGSLFAAFALPFVIYPDTAPQLPVVYSVNASAFTVSTSEPEQSAMLSWVQALGIIYGIGLIIATYKLLLNFIQLKSYLSAGELIELDDCKVVVMDSNHIGSFSFLQWIVINRNDYENHFDAILRHEMVHTKQLHSIDILVIELLKTVFWFNPVLLLYKYSLQEVHEYLADAQAPNREYYAKFLVAYALNAPRVSVTNHFFNPSQIKSRIQMIYKNRTSKWLLSTYVMSVMLIGTTALIVAGCEHEENPLLTETGPKTKAAEKANALDEVVVTNKQDKKIYSVVEEQPMFPGGIKSMYKFLGENIKYPEAASKANVSGRVFLSFVVTETGEINDVQVLKGIGFGCDAEAVRVLKSFPKWQPGKQDGIPVNVRYNLPIMFYLEEDDKASAAEPDAQIELRGVNSSDKPLIIVDGVVATDEDILKKMNPNSIKSLSVLKDKIATNVYGDKGKNGVINIITKKI from the coding sequence ATGAAAATGCTTCTATACGCCGGAGAGGTAAGCTTATATTGGATCTTGCTGTATGCCTGCTATTGGCTTATGCTTCGTCACCACACTTTCTTCAAATGGAACAGGTATTACCTGATTGGCTCCCTGTTTGCGGCCTTTGCTTTGCCATTTGTCATTTATCCTGACACAGCGCCGCAACTTCCCGTTGTGTATTCTGTAAATGCTTCGGCCTTTACAGTTTCAACCTCCGAGCCGGAACAAAGTGCGATGCTCAGCTGGGTTCAGGCACTTGGGATTATTTATGGAATAGGGCTGATCATTGCTACTTACAAGCTGCTACTCAATTTTATTCAGCTCAAAAGTTACTTGTCTGCGGGAGAACTCATTGAACTCGACGACTGCAAAGTGGTCGTCATGGACTCCAACCACATCGGATCCTTCTCCTTTTTGCAATGGATTGTGATCAATCGAAATGATTATGAAAACCACTTCGATGCTATTTTAAGACACGAAATGGTGCATACCAAACAATTGCATAGCATTGATATTCTGGTGATCGAATTGTTGAAAACGGTTTTCTGGTTTAACCCTGTGCTTCTGCTTTACAAATACTCGTTGCAGGAGGTGCATGAATACCTTGCCGATGCACAAGCTCCTAACCGCGAATATTATGCCAAATTCCTGGTGGCCTACGCATTGAATGCCCCAAGAGTATCAGTCACTAATCATTTTTTCAATCCGTCACAAATCAAAAGCCGCATTCAGATGATTTACAAAAACAGAACTTCGAAATGGTTACTCAGTACTTATGTAATGTCCGTCATGCTTATCGGGACCACCGCACTGATCGTGGCTGGCTGTGAACATGAAGAGAACCCCCTTCTAACTGAAACTGGTCCCAAAACAAAAGCTGCGGAAAAAGCTAATGCTCTTGATGAGGTAGTCGTCACAAACAAACAGGATAAGAAAATTTACTCCGTGGTTGAAGAGCAACCGATGTTCCCGGGAGGAATCAAATCCATGTATAAATTCTTAGGGGAAAATATAAAATATCCGGAAGCCGCATCAAAGGCGAATGTTTCAGGCCGAGTATTTCTTTCATTTGTGGTAACTGAGACAGGCGAGATCAATGACGTACAGGTGTTAAAGGGAATTGGTTTTGGATGTGATGCCGAAGCTGTAAGGGTTCTGAAGTCTTTTCCGAAATGGCAGCCAGGGAAACAAGACGGAATTCCGGTTAATGTCAGATACAATTTACCAATTATGTTTTATCTGGAAGAAGACGATAAGGCGTCGGCCGCAGAGCCAGATGCCCAAATAGAATTGCGTGGCGTCAACTCGTCGGACAAACCGCTAATAATTGTAGATGGTGTAGTTGCAACCGACGAGGACATTCTAAAAAAGATGAATCCAAATAGTATTAAGTCTCTTTCGGTACTTAAAGACAAGATAGCGACTAATGTCTACGGCGATAAAGGTAAAAACGGTGTGATCAATATCATAACTAAAAAGATCTAG
- a CDS encoding Gfo/Idh/MocA family protein, with the protein MPRLKAAIIGGGNIADKNHIPALKELSEQVEVVAICSRDIHKARALADKHSIALAFDNADEMYRSDSKPDLIINCTANNLHYPFTMRALENNCHVLCEKPPAISSREAREMAELAASKEKVLAYNFQLRQTPEYTLMNKCLASGQLGDIYHIKARFLRRRGIPGWGNFTNKTIQGGGALMDLGVHILDLALGLLDYRMPDKILANTYDFIGKAGGKGLMGSWDASKFEVEDACFAHLSFPNNASIELSTSFALNTKEQKNVNLEVFGTNAGAVLNPFSLYGELAGELTDTEFPYLEEIDIQLQNTKAFLNACNGQESNICTAEQGAILQEIIEKIYQSAEM; encoded by the coding sequence ATGCCACGTCTAAAAGCAGCCATCATCGGAGGAGGAAATATTGCCGACAAAAACCATATCCCTGCATTAAAAGAACTATCAGAACAAGTGGAAGTTGTCGCTATATGCAGCCGGGATATTCACAAAGCCCGTGCATTGGCCGACAAACATAGCATTGCACTTGCCTTTGATAATGCCGATGAAATGTATCGAAGCGATAGTAAGCCTGACCTGATCATCAATTGCACGGCCAACAATCTTCACTACCCTTTCACGATGCGGGCGCTGGAAAATAACTGCCACGTGTTGTGTGAGAAACCACCTGCTATCAGTTCGAGGGAAGCTCGTGAAATGGCCGAACTTGCTGCAAGTAAAGAAAAAGTGCTCGCTTATAATTTCCAGCTACGCCAAACTCCCGAGTATACATTAATGAATAAATGCCTCGCTAGCGGCCAGCTGGGCGACATTTACCACATTAAAGCTCGCTTTTTACGTCGGAGAGGGATTCCAGGCTGGGGTAACTTTACCAACAAAACCATTCAAGGTGGAGGAGCGCTCATGGACCTGGGCGTTCACATTCTTGACCTGGCACTGGGTTTGCTCGACTACCGCATGCCCGACAAGATCCTCGCCAATACCTACGATTTTATAGGTAAGGCTGGCGGAAAAGGATTAATGGGAAGCTGGGATGCTTCAAAATTCGAAGTGGAAGATGCCTGTTTCGCACATTTATCATTTCCCAATAATGCCAGTATCGAGCTTTCCACGTCATTTGCATTAAATACCAAGGAACAAAAAAATGTAAATCTGGAAGTATTCGGAACCAATGCCGGTGCAGTTTTAAACCCGTTTTCGCTGTACGGCGAGTTAGCCGGTGAACTGACTGATACCGAATTCCCGTATTTGGAAGAAATCGACATTCAGCTTCAAAATACAAAAGCATTCCTGAATGCCTGCAATGGGCAAGAAAGTAACATTTGTACAGCTGAACAGGGTGCCATTTTACAGGAAATTATTGAAAAAATATACCAAAGCGCTGAAATGTAG
- a CDS encoding ExbD/TolR family protein codes for MKIRRKSRFAPEVFTHSLNDIMFFLLLFFLIISTMSNPNVIKLMLPKASATQQMYKKQITLSVDEHKAYFIDKEPIPFDRLDAELQSIFANVEEKTIVLRVDKNLAVQDLVDVLELGAKNDIKMVMATAK; via the coding sequence ATGAAAATACGTCGAAAGAGCCGGTTTGCACCTGAGGTGTTCACGCACTCACTCAACGACATTATGTTTTTTCTTCTGCTGTTCTTTTTGATCATTTCTACCATGTCAAATCCGAACGTAATTAAGTTGATGCTACCAAAAGCATCGGCCACGCAGCAGATGTACAAGAAGCAAATCACTTTATCGGTGGATGAACATAAGGCTTATTTTATTGATAAAGAGCCTATTCCGTTTGATCGGCTGGATGCGGAGCTGCAAAGCATTTTTGCCAATGTTGAAGAAAAGACCATTGTGCTGAGAGTTGACAAAAACCTTGCCGTTCAAGATCTGGTAGACGTTTTGGAACTTGGTGCGAAGAACGATATCAAAATGGTGATGGCTACGGCTAAATAA
- a CDS encoding MotA/TolQ/ExbB proton channel family protein, whose amino-acid sequence MMLLQALTDSTAAAPVAAQGLSIIDLLAKGGWVMLPLGLLFLATLFLIIERFLGIGANGKIEPQFVDNVKDFIQQGNLKSAESSCRNQRNAAGRILERAIGRIGYPIKDIETTIENASQIEIQRMEGNLPYLGVIAGIAPMLGFVGTISGIIRIFYDISISNDFNISTIAGGMYEKMITSGSGLIIGLIAYAGYHLLNMKIDRFALRLQMAASDFLDVLQKPVAAK is encoded by the coding sequence ATGATGCTTCTACAAGCACTTACAGACTCTACTGCGGCCGCGCCGGTTGCTGCTCAGGGGCTCTCAATTATTGATCTTCTTGCAAAAGGGGGATGGGTAATGTTACCGCTGGGTTTGTTATTTCTGGCAACTCTTTTCTTAATAATTGAGCGTTTTCTCGGAATTGGTGCCAACGGTAAAATAGAGCCGCAATTTGTAGACAATGTGAAGGATTTTATTCAACAGGGAAATTTGAAATCCGCCGAATCTTCTTGCCGCAATCAGCGCAATGCGGCGGGCCGGATCCTGGAACGTGCCATCGGGCGTATCGGATATCCTATTAAGGACATTGAAACGACTATTGAAAACGCCAGCCAGATCGAAATCCAGAGAATGGAAGGAAACTTGCCATATCTTGGTGTGATCGCGGGTATTGCGCCTATGCTCGGGTTTGTAGGTACAATTTCGGGGATTATCCGTATTTTCTATGATATTTCGATTTCTAATGATTTCAATATCAGTACCATTGCAGGAGGTATGTATGAAAAAATGATTACCTCAGGATCTGGTCTGATCATTGGTTTGATTGCTTACGCAGGCTACCACTTGCTGAACATGAAAATCGACCGTTTTGCGTTGAGATTGCAAATGGCAGCCTCTGACTTCCTGGATGTACTGCAAAAACCAGTTGCTGCTAAATAG
- a CDS encoding MbnP family protein, with amino-acid sequence MKRTFSFLLPLSLAAVVSLFVLSCDDDDPGTTTPTENGKLRIAFSNKMGSKDLKLGTETYVNQAGEPFTVSKLNYFISNIKLIKTDGSNFVVPQDSSYFLIREANEASQLVTINNVPAGEYSGIEFTIGVDSLRSVSDISKRKGILDKDSGPTNEEAMYWDWNPGYIFLKLEGNSDSATSANGKFYYHIGGFGGLTEKTLNNIRTTKIDFGSQKAKVTDTAVPEIHLNADILRVFNGPTTLSIKANTSVMYSPISKNIADNYVSMFSLDQIDAN; translated from the coding sequence ATGAAAAGAACATTTTCATTTCTATTGCCGCTCTCATTGGCAGCGGTGGTTAGTCTTTTTGTATTGTCCTGTGACGACGACGATCCGGGCACAACGACGCCGACCGAAAATGGAAAGCTTAGGATCGCATTTAGTAACAAAATGGGTTCCAAAGACTTGAAATTAGGTACAGAAACCTATGTAAATCAGGCAGGAGAGCCGTTTACCGTTAGTAAGCTCAACTACTTTATCTCCAATATCAAGCTGATCAAAACCGATGGCAGTAATTTCGTTGTGCCGCAGGATTCAAGTTATTTTCTGATCAGGGAGGCAAATGAAGCCTCTCAATTGGTCACCATTAACAATGTGCCGGCCGGCGAATATTCCGGGATCGAATTCACAATCGGGGTCGACAGCCTCAGGAGTGTTTCGGATATATCGAAACGCAAGGGTATTCTGGATAAAGATTCGGGCCCTACTAATGAGGAGGCTATGTACTGGGACTGGAACCCGGGATATATTTTCCTGAAACTGGAAGGTAATTCTGACTCCGCAACTTCTGCTAACGGCAAGTTTTACTACCATATAGGCGGTTTTGGAGGATTGACTGAAAAAACGCTGAACAACATTCGTACCACAAAAATCGATTTTGGAAGCCAAAAAGCGAAGGTGACGGATACTGCTGTTCCCGAAATTCATCTGAATGCTGACATTTTGAGGGTTTTCAATGGCCCCACTACGCTGAGCATCAAGGCTAATACCAGCGTTATGTATAGCCCAATCTCAAAGAACATTGCCGACAATTATGTGAGTATGTTCAGTCTGGACCAGATAGACGCCAATTAA